One Flavobacteriales bacterium DNA window includes the following coding sequences:
- a CDS encoding AAA family ATPase: MNIPKHQPVVVMIAGLPGAGKSALAEALADQWHAAHISTDMVRNDLGLRGKYDPDSRKQVYEEVFRRMDAALKKGMVAIVDGSFHSPEMRGLLEEQVHDRPFFKIWIDCDEAVALDRVRSPRPFSEAGEEVYKKLRKDLVPFSKDEVVMLDSTNISVEDLKREAISKLQSAGFELPVISSAELLAGSLPDVLERKETHVSIVLITPSFTYKLKKPVTFSFLDFSTKEKRKFFCEEEVRLNRRLCNDVYLGVSEVAQDGKTVDYAVKMRTLKRELEMVKWMKEGRVTEDQVTSIARKIARFHREAEVIAEPPSESQLLQRFLNLQEPVSKAGGLLDEESLDRVESSFEQVRSFLENHDQLIRDRYHCGWVRDVHGDMHSGNIFLYEDPVIFDCIEFNPAFRQIDVLNEVAFFCMDMEAYGRDDLSSAFLKTYLEYIPAMLPEAEALFLYFKSYRANVRAKVNLLQAIQQREENPETALADFFKYLGLMETYLSKLPAPTTG, translated from the coding sequence ATGAATATTCCCAAACATCAACCTGTTGTGGTGATGATAGCCGGATTACCCGGCGCGGGAAAATCGGCATTGGCCGAAGCGCTGGCTGATCAATGGCACGCAGCGCATATCAGCACGGATATGGTCAGGAATGACCTGGGACTCCGCGGAAAATATGACCCCGATTCCCGAAAACAGGTTTACGAAGAAGTGTTTCGCAGGATGGATGCAGCCCTGAAAAAAGGAATGGTTGCCATTGTCGACGGTAGTTTTCATAGCCCGGAAATGAGAGGCTTGCTGGAAGAACAAGTCCACGATCGCCCGTTTTTTAAGATATGGATCGATTGTGATGAGGCGGTGGCGTTGGACAGGGTGCGTTCCCCCAGACCGTTTAGCGAAGCCGGAGAAGAAGTGTATAAAAAACTTCGCAAAGACCTTGTGCCTTTTTCTAAAGATGAAGTTGTGATGCTGGACTCAACCAACATCAGCGTGGAAGATCTGAAACGTGAGGCGATAAGCAAACTGCAAAGTGCAGGCTTCGAACTTCCGGTGATATCTTCAGCAGAACTTCTTGCAGGTTCATTGCCTGATGTCTTGGAACGTAAAGAGACCCACGTGTCCATCGTGCTTATCACACCTTCATTTACTTATAAATTAAAGAAGCCGGTAACGTTTTCTTTCCTTGATTTTTCAACCAAAGAAAAAAGAAAGTTTTTCTGTGAAGAAGAAGTGCGCCTGAACAGAAGGTTGTGTAATGATGTATATCTGGGCGTCTCGGAGGTTGCGCAGGATGGAAAGACGGTGGATTACGCCGTGAAGATGCGTACGTTGAAGCGCGAACTTGAGATGGTCAAGTGGATGAAAGAGGGCCGTGTGACGGAAGATCAGGTAACTTCCATTGCCAGAAAGATCGCGCGATTTCACCGTGAAGCAGAAGTGATTGCGGAACCGCCGTCAGAAAGCCAGCTGCTGCAACGGTTTCTGAATCTTCAGGAACCGGTATCCAAAGCAGGTGGTTTGCTTGATGAAGAATCCCTTGATAGGGTGGAGTCGAGCTTTGAACAAGTAAGGTCTTTTCTTGAGAACCATGATCAATTGATCAGGGACCGCTACCATTGCGGCTGGGTACGGGATGTTCACGGCGACATGCATTCGGGAAATATTTTCCTTTATGAGGATCCTGTGATTTTCGATTGTATTGAGTTCAATCCGGCCTTTCGCCAAATTGATGTGCTGAATGAAGTGGCGTTCTTTTGTATGGATATGGAGGCCTACGGAAGGGATGATCTTTCCTCCGCCTTTCTGAAAACATATCTTGAATATATTCCTGCCATGTTGCCCGAAGCAGAGGCTCTGTTCCTCTATTTTAAGTCTTACCGGGCCAATGTCCGCGCCAAGGTCAATCTGCTGCAGGCAATTCAGCAGCGGGAAGAAAATCCTGAGACCGCACTTGCGGATTTTTTCAAATACCTCGGTTTGATGGAAACATATCTTTCAAAACT